The DNA sequence TAAGTAAGTAGAGATTTTCCCCTCTTTTAACATCTTTTCCAGATCCATATTTGAACCATCTTTAAGATGTAAGGCACCGGTAGATCCCAAGGATTGGATAAAAGTATTTGATATGGTTGAACCATCGTTATCCTGATAATATAAGGTAATTGAATCAGATTGACCACCGAATATGTATCCAAATAAAAGGAAAAGCACTATTGGAAAGATGAACATCCAGAAAATATTTATCCTGTCCCTAAAGGTCTCTTTTAAACTGTATTTGATATCTGTAGTAATCTTTGACATCTATTTTCCTCCATTTGAGAGTTTATTTCCAGTTAAATTCAAAAACACATCTTCAAGAGTTGCTTTTTTAACATAAAGTTCTTCGCACGCAAGTTCATCACGATTAACAATTGATAATGCTTGGGACATATATTTCATACCATCTTCTACAGCTAATTTTATCAAAATATCATCCCCCTCAATTTCACAATGGGAAACAGCTTCAATAATTTCATTTTTAGCATTTTCGCTGCATTTTCTAATTATGAGGGTGTTACCACCTCCATGGTGGTTGATTAAGTCTTCAGGTGTTCCTTCTGCAATTATCTGCCCATTATGTAGTACGCTCACTCGGTCTGCCAGGAAATGGGCCTCATCCATGTAATGGGTTGTAAGAAAGACAGTTTTACCATTTCTTTTTAATTCTTTAATGGCTTTCCACACATCTCGTCTGGCTTTGGGGTCAAGACCAGTGGTGGGCTCATCAAGAAAAACTATTTCAGGATGGTTAACTAGTGCAATGGCGATCCCCACCCTTTGTTTCAGACCTCCGGAAAGATCTTTAAACAGTGTATCTTTTTTTTTAGTTAAACTCAACATTTCAATGAGTGTATCTATATCCACATGGGTGGGGTACATTTTAGCAAAATAATCGATGTTCTCATAGACAGTCAACCATTCAAAAGCATTAAAATCCTGTGGAAGCACACCAATCTTCTTTTTAACTTCCTTTTCTTTCTTTTTTATATCTAATCCCAGAATTTTAATGGTTCCTGTTGTCAAGTTTTTAAGACATTCCATTATTTCAACGGTTGTGGTTTTCCCTGCACCATTAGGACCTAAAAAGGCAAATATCTCTCCTTTCTTGATGTTGAAAGATATATCATTTACTGCAATAAAATCTCCATATTTTTTCAGCAATGATTTAACTTCAATCACATTGTCTGTCATCTTTTTCACCATTATCAAATTTTCTTGTGTTCTGTAACTGCAGAGTCATCATTCATTTTAAAACTGTTTTTATATTCTACTAGATCTATTCCGCATCCTGGACCCAATTCAATTGAATCTCCTCTGACAATTTTGGCCTTGGTATTTTCTAAATAAATTTCGTCTCCTTCAATGGTTTGTGTAATCAGTTCTTTCCCCCCTTCAAATGCAAAGATGATGCTTTTAAGGCTGAATAAATCATATTTTCCTTTTCTTTTAATTGTGATCTTTGATCCGCCGATTTCATCTGCTTGGGAAGAGCCATATAAGATGAGTTCTAGTTCATCGGCATTTAAAAGCCCTTCAATTTTAAAACTTCCTCCTATCTTCAAAGATTCAGCATTGCAATCCTCTTCAATACTGATACTCCCGTAAATTTCAGCATTTTCTGCGGATAAACTCCCTTTAATATCTGTAGCACCATTAATTTCCATTTTTTTTGATTCAACAGTTCCGTCAATGGAGCTATTCCCATTGATTTTCATGTGATTTGCGTTAACATTTCCTTTTAAGTTACATTGTCCATTTATTTTCAGATCTATACAATCCAGATCACCGTCTATCCTTCCACTTCCATTGATATTTACTGAATCGTATTTTCCACCATTAGCACTTCCATGACCATTTATTCTTAAATCACTCATGTTTTTCATAATAATGCCCCTTTATATTATCTTGATTTTCAATTCCTCGATTAAGTCGGTTATATTTATTTTTGCAATGATCTTTGTATCATTTTCAAAGTAGATCTCAGCCACATTAGAATGTAAACAGCAGCTTGAAATTCCCAGTTTGCGTAAAAAAAGTAACACACAGCTTTTCGCCTTAAATTTGGAATAATATTTTTCTAATATTTCCAATATCATATTTCCTTCTTCATAATTGATTTTTCCTTCTTCAAAGAGTTTATCTAAGATGTAAAGGAATAATATGGTTTCAAACTCATGCTTTTTACTATCGCCCTTTTTGTTTGCGTAAAAATCCAAGGTTGTTTTTGAAACAATGTTATGCTTAATAAGATCTTCTTTTCCCAGTGAAATTTCCATCAAATTAGGGGATAACATATTTGCTAAGTTGTCTAAGGAAATATCTCCTTTCATATTCTTTATTTTCTCTATACGATCGATTATTTTCTCCTTTGGAAAAAATGTTTCCTGGCCGGTGTAAGTAGATTTCCGGATAAACCATTCCTCAGGAATTAAATTTTTCCTTTTCCAACGATAAAGCTGGCCATAGGAAATTTGGGTTAATTCTAGTAATTCTTTTTTGGAAATCAACTCGTTTTCCATGTTTACCACCATATTTTTTATCGTAACAAAACACTGTTACGTACTTAATATTACTTATATTTAAATCTATCTATAAATGACCCGCAAAGCAAAAGTATATAAGTATATTCTTATATACTTATAATCCATGCGGAGGATAAATTCCAAATCAACATTTGAGGCTACAGATGAACTTGAAGAAGTATTAAAAGCCTTGGCCAATGTCAACCGCTTACTCCTGATCTATTCACTGGCTTCTGGTGAAGTTGAAAAGATCAGTGTAACTGAATTGTCGCAGAAAATGGGCATAACACAACCTGCAGCATCCCAGCACCTCAAAATCTTGAAAAATGCTGAAATACTCGTTGCAAAAAAAGAGGGAAACTACATTTACTATCGATTTAACAGACGCTCCATGGAAAAACACAAAAAACGAATTGATTTTTTATTTACCTGCGCACTCAGTAAATGTAAACAACTTGAAAAACAAGAAAAATAGGCTCACAGAGTTGCCTAATTTTTTATAAAAACTCTATTTTTCATCTGATAATTAAGTTTCAGAAAGATAACCATCAAAATAAAATATAATACTTGAAAACCTTCCAGAAAAAAATATATTCCTTTTTAAAAAAAATTGAACCACCCAAAGTGATAATATGGACGAAATTAAAGAAAAACAAGAATTACCAGTGTTAGTTTTACCAGACATGGTTTTATTGCACGAAACAAATATGAACCTTAAAATTACTAAAAAGATGGGGAAAGAAATACACAAACGGGTTAAAGACTATGATTACTTCGGCATAGCCGTCGCATCCAAAGAAGGAGTACCTGCCCGATTTTATGCTGAATCAGACATATACCATACAGGAACATTAATAAAAATCGAAAATGCCGCAGAAATGAGGGATTTTTACCATTTAAAAATAGAAATCATAGAAAGAGCCAAAATAGACGAACTAATAAAGGATGGTATAAATTACCGAGCCAAATACCATTTAATACCTGACATCAATG is a window from the Methanobacterium sp. genome containing:
- a CDS encoding YhbD family protein, producing the protein MENELISKKELLELTQISYGQLYRWKRKNLIPEEWFIRKSTYTGQETFFPKEKIIDRIEKIKNMKGDISLDNLANMLSPNLMEISLGKEDLIKHNIVSKTTLDFYANKKGDSKKHEFETILFLYILDKLFEEGKINYEEGNMILEILEKYYSKFKAKSCVLLFLRKLGISSCCLHSNVAEIYFENDTKIIAKINITDLIEELKIKII
- a CDS encoding ABC transporter ATP-binding protein produces the protein MTDNVIEVKSLLKKYGDFIAVNDISFNIKKGEIFAFLGPNGAGKTTTVEIMECLKNLTTGTIKILGLDIKKKEKEVKKKIGVLPQDFNAFEWLTVYENIDYFAKMYPTHVDIDTLIEMLSLTKKKDTLFKDLSGGLKQRVGIAIALVNHPEIVFLDEPTTGLDPKARRDVWKAIKELKRNGKTVFLTTHYMDEAHFLADRVSVLHNGQIIAEGTPEDLINHHGGGNTLIIRKCSENAKNEIIEAVSHCEIEGDDILIKLAVEDGMKYMSQALSIVNRDELACEELYVKKATLEDVFLNLTGNKLSNGGK
- a CDS encoding winged helix-turn-helix transcriptional regulator; its protein translation is MRRINSKSTFEATDELEEVLKALANVNRLLLIYSLASGEVEKISVTELSQKMGITQPAASQHLKILKNAEILVAKKEGNYIYYRFNRRSMEKHKKRIDFLFTCALSKCKQLEKQEK